One window of the Candidatus Goldiibacteriota bacterium genome contains the following:
- a CDS encoding YitT family protein has product MKNKIKDAAYNIFLITAGSLITAFAIKAFLVPQEFISRGATGISLMISYKTDILPLGVIYLLINIPIFALGWKFVGRRFTVYSLIGMGIYTVILGLMPFQFHMQDKMLCAVIAGGLSGIGLAIALRSYGSAGGADVLYIIINKLTGMTIGTSSMIINTLIIGVMAAFFPVENVLYTLVYIFINMYVTNKTFHGFAHRRAVLIMSEKSDQIAEHMKKEHLAFTVIDSKGGYKGTMQKILYSVVERKKIAYLKRSILKTDPKAFIAVMTAEDVTGVEIGNQPHW; this is encoded by the coding sequence ATGAAAAATAAAATTAAAGACGCGGCATACAATATATTCCTGATAACCGCCGGAAGCCTGATTACGGCTTTTGCCATAAAGGCTTTTCTGGTGCCGCAGGAATTTATTTCAAGGGGCGCCACAGGCATATCCCTTATGATATCTTATAAAACCGATATTCTGCCTTTGGGCGTGATTTATCTGCTTATAAATATTCCTATATTTGCCCTTGGATGGAAGTTTGTGGGCAGAAGGTTTACCGTTTACTCCCTTATCGGCATGGGCATATATACGGTCATACTGGGTTTAATGCCTTTTCAGTTTCACATGCAGGATAAGATGCTTTGCGCGGTTATTGCCGGAGGCCTGTCAGGGATAGGGCTTGCTATTGCCCTTCGTTCATACGGTTCTGCCGGCGGGGCGGATGTGCTTTACATTATAATAAATAAACTTACCGGCATGACAATAGGGACATCCTCGATGATAATAAACACTTTAATAATAGGCGTTATGGCGGCGTTTTTTCCTGTGGAAAATGTATTATATACTTTGGTGTATATTTTTATAAATATGTATGTGACAAACAAGACTTTTCATGGTTTTGCCCACAGGCGCGCTGTCCTTATAATGTCGGAAAAATCCGACCAGATAGCGGAACATATGAAAAAGGAGCATCTTGCGTTTACGGTAATTGACAGCAAGGGCGGTTATAAAGGCACTATGCAGAAAATTCTGTACTCTGTAGTGGAAAGAAAGAAGATAGCGTATCTGAAACGGTCAATTTTGAAAACAGATCCTAAAGCTTTTATAGCGGTTATGACGGCTGAAGATGTCACAGGGGTGGAAATAGGCAATCAGCCGCATTGGTGA
- a CDS encoding DUF4375 domain-containing protein, with protein sequence MKQLIDFQNEWEIIAEKGMADYGSLTADERVWFNCHTLMEQADSGIISFYYNESAGHVDDTIHDLEKIGFTEPIALLKKINALFPDGIVPDLEKRNEIINSWDSEEYNLMFEEIDDKFYGFKKQFTKKILDFIMDKGLAYRK encoded by the coding sequence TTGAAGCAGCTTATTGATTTTCAGAATGAATGGGAAATTATCGCGGAAAAGGGAATGGCTGATTATGGCTCTTTAACGGCAGACGAGCGTGTATGGTTTAACTGCCATACTTTAATGGAGCAGGCGGACAGCGGCATTATAAGTTTCTATTATAATGAAAGTGCCGGCCATGTTGACGATACAATACACGACCTTGAAAAAATAGGGTTTACAGAACCGATTGCGCTGTTAAAAAAGATAAACGCGCTGTTTCCTGACGGTATTGTCCCGGATTTGGAAAAACGCAATGAAATAATCAACAGCTGGGACAGCGAAGAATATAACTTAATGTTTGAAGAAATTGATGACAAGTTTTACGGCTTCAAGAAACAATTTACCAAAAAGATACTTGATTTTATAATGGATAAAGGTTTGGCATACAGAAAGTAA
- a CDS encoding ankyrin repeat domain-containing protein: MTEDERLLNAAENGDLDAVKDAVKNGAEFFNVAMLKASKAGSLDVIKYLLRKGANNIPDALKMAASSGHEEAVKYLLNKTESGFNTAVMEALESGHDNTAAMMLKSGTGSFQELLSFAYDNSDMALYNNVKQKAGKKFMPALRMVLTERFSGLSRSFTDEKLEAFLNNDDEVKLTAVLDAGFDADYLLLFNHNIKAPLILCALAAGKLKAGAVILKHKADPGVKGIIYLNEEEKEISVFDLQNDENESLFGAVLLQGYGGLIKTEPLKVFKAAMRGNNEPVLEKILRNKALLKTAGGGFIISALLSEKRALAVRLIQSGAKFTEAKFYTKEQFGAIAMLADKNDTVMLYNLSSAGLTKRRAKYDVKKSWEIPLVKAAFDRNYRLLSLLVKNFFDPNEKISGDTTPLSYCTANGADPKALRILKRREEKDGENK; encoded by the coding sequence TTGACTGAAGATGAAAGGTTATTAAATGCCGCGGAAAACGGCGATTTGGACGCGGTAAAAGACGCGGTAAAAAACGGGGCGGAATTTTTTAACGTGGCCATGTTAAAAGCCTCAAAAGCGGGCAGCCTGGACGTAATAAAGTATTTACTCCGTAAAGGCGCCAATAATATTCCGGACGCTTTAAAAATGGCCGCGTCATCCGGGCATGAAGAGGCGGTTAAATACCTGCTGAATAAAACTGAATCGGGGTTTAACACGGCGGTTATGGAAGCGCTGGAGAGCGGCCACGACAATACCGCCGCCATGATGTTAAAAAGCGGGACAGGGAGCTTTCAGGAACTTCTAAGTTTTGCGTATGACAACAGCGACATGGCCTTATATAATAATGTAAAGCAGAAGGCGGGCAAAAAATTTATGCCGGCGTTAAGAATGGTTTTAACCGAAAGGTTCAGCGGCTTAAGCCGCAGCTTTACGGATGAGAAACTTGAAGCGTTTTTGAACAATGATGATGAAGTAAAATTGACGGCTGTTTTGGACGCGGGGTTTGATGCGGATTATTTATTACTGTTTAATCACAATATTAAAGCGCCGCTGATTCTGTGTGCTTTGGCCGCGGGAAAGTTAAAAGCAGGCGCGGTAATTTTAAAACATAAAGCTGACCCCGGGGTAAAAGGAATTATTTATTTGAATGAAGAAGAAAAAGAGATATCTGTTTTTGACCTGCAGAATGATGAAAATGAAAGCCTGTTTGGCGCGGTTCTGCTTCAGGGATACGGCGGGTTAATAAAAACAGAACCGCTGAAAGTGTTCAAAGCGGCTATGCGCGGGAATAATGAGCCGGTGCTGGAAAAAATACTGCGCAATAAGGCTCTTTTAAAAACGGCAGGCGGCGGTTTTATAATATCCGCCCTGCTTTCTGAAAAAAGGGCGCTTGCCGTACGGTTAATTCAAAGCGGCGCTAAATTTACTGAAGCTAAGTTTTATACAAAAGAGCAGTTTGGAGCAATAGCAATGCTTGCTGATAAAAATGACACTGTAATGCTATATAATCTTAGTTCTGCCGGCCTTACAAAGAGGCGGGCAAAGTATGATGTAAAGAAAAGCTGGGAGATTCCGCTTGTAAAAGCTGCTTTTGACCGGAATTACAGGCTATTATCCCTGCTGGTGAAGAATTTCTTTGACCCAAATGAAAAAATAAGCGGCGATACAACTCCGCTGTCTTACTGTACGGCAAATGGCGCCGACCCAAAGGCCCTGCGCATATTAAAACGCCGCGAAGAAAAAGACGGCGAAAATAAATAA
- a CDS encoding pyruvate, phosphate dikinase, with protein sequence MRDSTGIPGLDKILNGIIPGDNIVWQTDVLEHFLPYVKPYCEYAKNNGRPLIYFRFAGHTPFVSEADGAQVCVLHPEDGFEKFITQMHDVITKTGDGAYYVFDSLSELAVESFSESMIENFFVLTCPRLLKMKCIAYFVVTSNLNSYHATRPITKTTQLILDIYSRNGREFIQPVKVDGRYSSEMFMLHERVGDDFMPVMNSSDIAEISASDPWYGLQSAPYRAVGLWDRLFIESEDVIESCRRGECSLDTVREIFLRQLKQIFSNDARMLEMAEKFIDLPELIHIWKRTIGTGMIGGKSAGMLLAHAILKKHFPKYTQIIEKHDSFYIGSDIFYSFLVRNGCWHIRQNQKNPATIYDRLEEARALIINGEFLETEKQKFSDMLDYFGQAPIIVRSSSLLEDNFGNAFSGKYESIFCVNNGTKEKRLEEFLKAVRLIYASTMSKEALAYRARRNVLDMDEQMALLVQRVSGTRYEKIFMPQLAGVGFSYNSYKWDESIDPAAGLIRLVYGLGTRAVDRHDDDYTRIVAVNAPEKRPEGNQAETAKFTQKRVDVLDIQNNVLKTDYFTDILKENAGLDPEMFSLEREYNGAGYRIINFDTVLSGTEFIKDMGDILSILRDNYGSQVDIEFTANFTKDKKYRINLLQCRPQHVRKESGVKSVLPTVSEDKIILKSKGGLVGQGRTMAVDRIIYVVPGVYGLLPEQDRYSVARLVGRAAHFEEETGKNIMLLGPGRWGTRMVQLGVPVVFSEINTASVICEIGKMHEGLIPDLSMGTHFFNDLVEMNILYIGFFASAHGNVLNEKFIESLLDSFPRMFPGEKNYGGAVRVIEGKDLKIYLQADPVKQECVVFAG encoded by the coding sequence ATGCGGGACAGCACTGGAATACCGGGACTTGATAAGATATTAAACGGCATAATTCCGGGAGATAATATAGTATGGCAGACTGATGTTCTGGAACATTTTTTACCTTATGTGAAGCCGTACTGCGAATACGCGAAAAACAACGGCAGGCCCCTTATATACTTCAGGTTTGCGGGGCATACGCCGTTTGTTTCTGAGGCGGACGGGGCGCAGGTGTGTGTTTTGCATCCGGAAGATGGTTTTGAAAAATTTATAACCCAAATGCACGATGTAATAACCAAAACGGGCGACGGCGCTTATTATGTCTTTGATTCGCTTTCCGAACTTGCGGTGGAAAGTTTCAGCGAGAGTATGATAGAAAACTTTTTTGTATTGACGTGCCCAAGGCTGTTAAAGATGAAGTGTATAGCGTATTTTGTTGTGACCAGCAATTTAAATTCATATCATGCCACAAGGCCGATTACAAAAACCACGCAGTTAATACTTGATATTTACAGCAGAAACGGGCGTGAATTTATTCAGCCTGTTAAAGTGGACGGCAGGTATTCTTCCGAAATGTTCATGCTGCACGAACGCGTGGGTGATGATTTTATGCCTGTCATGAACAGTTCCGATATAGCGGAAATATCCGCTTCTGACCCCTGGTACGGCCTGCAGTCCGCGCCTTACAGGGCGGTAGGCCTTTGGGACAGGCTTTTTATTGAATCTGAAGATGTAATTGAATCGTGCCGCCGCGGGGAATGTTCTTTGGATACTGTAAGGGAGATATTTTTAAGGCAGTTAAAGCAGATTTTTTCAAATGACGCGCGCATGCTGGAAATGGCGGAAAAGTTCATTGACCTGCCGGAATTAATACATATCTGGAAGCGCACCATAGGCACGGGAATGATAGGCGGAAAATCCGCCGGTATGCTTTTAGCCCACGCCATTTTAAAAAAACATTTTCCTAAATACACCCAAATAATTGAAAAACACGACTCTTTTTATATAGGGTCGGACATATTTTACTCTTTTCTTGTAAGAAACGGCTGCTGGCACATAAGGCAGAATCAGAAAAACCCCGCCACCATTTATGACAGGCTTGAAGAGGCGCGGGCGCTTATTATAAACGGGGAATTTCTGGAAACTGAAAAGCAGAAATTTTCCGATATGCTGGATTACTTCGGGCAGGCGCCTATTATTGTGCGTTCCAGTTCGCTGCTTGAAGATAATTTTGGAAACGCGTTTTCCGGAAAATATGAAAGCATTTTCTGCGTAAACAACGGGACAAAAGAAAAGAGGCTTGAAGAATTTTTAAAAGCTGTCCGTTTAATTTACGCAAGTACAATGTCAAAAGAGGCGCTGGCTTACAGGGCCAGGCGTAATGTCCTTGATATGGACGAACAGATGGCGCTTTTGGTGCAGAGGGTTTCCGGGACAAGGTATGAAAAAATATTTATGCCGCAGCTTGCGGGCGTAGGGTTTTCGTACAACTCTTATAAATGGGACGAAAGTATTGACCCGGCGGCAGGACTTATACGTCTTGTGTATGGGCTTGGAACCAGGGCTGTGGACAGGCACGATGATGACTATACCCGTATAGTGGCGGTAAACGCGCCGGAAAAAAGGCCTGAAGGAAATCAGGCTGAAACCGCGAAGTTTACGCAGAAAAGGGTGGATGTGCTTGATATTCAGAATAATGTTTTAAAAACGGATTATTTTACGGATATTTTAAAGGAAAACGCGGGGCTGGACCCGGAAATGTTTTCGCTTGAAAGGGAATACAATGGCGCCGGATACAGGATAATAAATTTTGACACTGTCCTGTCCGGAACAGAATTTATAAAAGATATGGGGGATATACTTTCTATATTAAGGGATAATTATGGCAGTCAGGTGGATATAGAATTTACGGCTAATTTTACCAAAGACAAAAAATACAGAATAAACCTGCTTCAGTGCAGGCCTCAGCATGTAAGAAAAGAAAGCGGCGTTAAAAGCGTTCTCCCCACCGTGTCCGAAGATAAAATAATATTAAAATCCAAAGGCGGTCTTGTAGGGCAGGGCAGGACAATGGCTGTTGACAGAATAATATATGTGGTGCCCGGGGTTTATGGGTTACTGCCGGAACAGGACAGGTATTCAGTGGCAAGGCTTGTGGGCAGGGCGGCACACTTTGAGGAAGAAACCGGGAAAAATATAATGCTTTTAGGGCCGGGAAGGTGGGGCACGCGGATGGTACAGCTTGGCGTGCCTGTGGTTTTTTCTGAAATTAATACCGCGTCTGTCATATGTGAAATCGGCAAGATGCACGAAGGGCTTATTCCGGATCTTTCCATGGGGACGCATTTTTTTAATGACCTTGTGGAAATGAACATTCTTTATATCGGTTTTTTTGCGTCAGCCCATGGCAATGTATTAAATGAAAAGTTTATAGAGTCCCTTCTGGACAGTTTTCCGCGGATGTTTCCCGGTGAAAAAAATTATGGCGGCGCGGTAAGGGTGATAGAAGGTAAAGATTTAAAAATATATCTTCAGGCAGACCCGGTAAAACAGGAGTGCGTGGTTTTCGCGGGGTAA